A DNA window from Sphingopyxis macrogoltabida contains the following coding sequences:
- a CDS encoding prolyl oligopeptidase family serine peptidase: MQAIPVRKTVGGVAFEDRFAHLQDDTPEALEWQWARDRAAQAAAEASPNYRPVYDRLLALASGGGLFAPRKVGGIWFGYTGDGGEIALRAGETAPGEGQVIASTASLAEAAGGGAVMMTWFEPSPNGRYVALAWGRDGDMSGQWTVFETATGRRIVDVPALAYTGARPGWLPDESGFWIDGRSDEGLHRLHFVPVADGATERPDVVLPETLVEAKHSGLTAHVSPDGRRAILVTEPHEHIALALLDLDTLAATPFLPDGWDGECDGSWIDAETYVARVNDGAPQGRVVAIPVSHSTDRSTWRELVPESEGFIGWAGVIGGRLYVGDLLDVSLRVRVFDLEGRPLETLPLDNPGSSPSMLLERCVRPNDMLIFTHATFTRSAVLLTHDPETGELRQHDEPVHRLDDAVVERRFATSRDGTRIPYFIVRQQALPLDRPQPALVHAYGGFNVSMLPSFPSNFVPFIEAGGIFVQASLRGGAEYGKGWHDAGRLRNKQNTFDDLAAVAEALIADGISKPELMAFMGASNGGMLAGIAIVQQPHLWRAVVPSVPIFDMMEMLPLTAATAGVRAIMYEDYGDTTVPDVATSVIRWSPYHNIADGVAYPAVYQIFGEHDVGCMPFHGRKFTARLDEADSGGRPIHFRVWRDTGHGVVDPARVAAWNGEWLAFVMDQIGMKAAEPTA; this comes from the coding sequence ATGCAAGCCATTCCCGTCCGGAAAACCGTCGGCGGCGTCGCGTTCGAGGATCGCTTCGCCCATCTGCAGGACGACACGCCCGAGGCGCTGGAATGGCAGTGGGCGCGCGACCGCGCCGCGCAAGCGGCTGCCGAGGCTTCGCCCAATTATCGCCCCGTCTATGACCGGTTGCTGGCACTGGCCAGCGGCGGCGGCCTGTTCGCGCCGCGCAAGGTCGGCGGCATCTGGTTCGGTTACACGGGCGACGGCGGCGAGATCGCCTTGCGCGCCGGCGAAACCGCGCCCGGCGAAGGCCAGGTGATCGCCTCGACCGCCAGCCTTGCCGAAGCGGCGGGCGGCGGCGCGGTGATGATGACGTGGTTCGAACCTTCGCCGAACGGCCGTTACGTCGCGCTGGCATGGGGACGCGATGGCGACATGAGCGGACAATGGACGGTGTTCGAAACAGCGACCGGCCGGCGCATCGTCGATGTTCCCGCGCTCGCCTACACCGGCGCACGTCCCGGCTGGCTTCCCGACGAGAGCGGCTTCTGGATCGACGGCCGCAGCGATGAGGGGCTGCACCGGCTGCACTTCGTTCCCGTCGCCGATGGCGCAACCGAACGGCCCGACGTCGTGCTGCCGGAAACGCTCGTCGAGGCGAAGCATTCGGGGCTGACAGCGCATGTGTCGCCCGACGGCCGCCGCGCCATTCTGGTCACCGAGCCGCACGAGCATATCGCGCTCGCCCTGCTCGATCTCGATACGCTCGCCGCGACGCCCTTCCTTCCGGACGGCTGGGACGGCGAGTGCGACGGAAGCTGGATCGACGCCGAAACCTATGTCGCGCGCGTCAACGACGGCGCGCCGCAGGGCCGGGTCGTCGCCATTCCGGTATCGCATTCGACCGACCGGTCGACGTGGCGCGAGCTGGTTCCCGAGAGCGAGGGCTTCATCGGCTGGGCTGGCGTGATCGGCGGGCGGCTCTATGTCGGCGATCTTCTCGACGTGTCGCTCCGCGTGCGCGTCTTCGATCTCGAGGGCCGGCCCCTCGAAACGCTACCGCTCGACAACCCGGGCTCTTCGCCGTCGATGCTGCTCGAACGCTGCGTCCGCCCGAACGACATGCTCATTTTCACCCATGCCACCTTCACCCGCTCCGCGGTCTTGCTGACGCACGATCCGGAAACGGGCGAATTGCGGCAACATGACGAGCCCGTGCATCGGCTGGATGATGCCGTCGTCGAACGCCGTTTCGCAACCAGCCGCGACGGCACGCGCATCCCCTATTTCATTGTTCGCCAGCAGGCGTTACCGCTCGACCGGCCGCAGCCCGCGCTCGTCCACGCCTATGGCGGTTTCAATGTGTCGATGCTGCCAAGTTTTCCCTCGAATTTCGTGCCCTTCATCGAGGCCGGCGGTATCTTCGTCCAGGCATCGCTGCGCGGGGGCGCCGAATATGGCAAGGGATGGCACGACGCCGGCCGCCTCCGTAACAAGCAGAACACCTTCGACGATCTGGCAGCCGTCGCCGAGGCGCTGATTGCCGACGGCATCTCGAAACCCGAGTTGATGGCCTTCATGGGCGCAAGCAATGGCGGCATGCTCGCCGGGATCGCGATCGTCCAGCAACCGCATCTCTGGCGGGCGGTGGTTCCGTCGGTGCCGATCTTCGACATGATGGAAATGCTGCCGCTGACCGCCGCGACCGCCGGCGTCCGCGCGATCATGTATGAGGATTATGGCGACACCACCGTGCCCGACGTCGCCACGTCCGTCATCCGCTGGTCGCCCTATCACAACATCGCCGACGGCGTCGCTTACCCCGCAGTCTACCAGATCTTCGGCGAGCATGACGTCGGATGCATGCCCTTCCATGGCCGCAAGTTCACCGCGCGGCTCGACGAAGCCGACAGCGGCGGCCGCCCGATCCACTTCCGGGTGTGGCGCGACACGGGGCATGGCGTGGTCGATCCGGCGAGGGTGGCGGCGTGGAATGGCGAATGGCTGGCGTTTGTCATGGACCAGATCGGGATGAAAGCGGCCGAACCCACTGCGTGA
- a CDS encoding S9 family peptidase: MQTDFRRHPLFEKAEALTRAWLRPGTGEVAALGQLAASPDGRRAAAAAQLCEVLEGAPSTRIAIVDLASGDLDIVTGGPRSDSAPGWSPDGRSIAFLSDREQAYANRLRILDVETGADRATAAVDGFVEYLQWSADGKAILLGVAGYGSDLAGAQGAFSVSLESEAGEQPAWAPTVEGAPEAAPWRSVWLYDLASGTARQVTPAGVNVWQAVWCGPDHVAAICSDQPEETWWYSADVRLIEVASGGVRTLFEPADQLGSLAAAPAGGTVAVVEAVCSDRNIVAGDLRLIDVVSGEIARPATLDADVVQLSWRGDDALLFVVADGPETAVGLHDRPAAASREIWRGGERTPSGMMFPEVAPLGTAAGDILFMCESFFEAPTLRALEEGTEREIRRFGTPEVDAAVAGLGSARDVCWTAPDGLEVHGWLLTPPGPGPHPLIMQIHGGPVWYTRPIYIGRSALPQMALAAGYALFQPNPRGSSGRGQSFARQVFGDMGGADTQDYLSGLDALEKAGIVDPARIGVTGGSYGGFMTSWLITQDQRFAAAVPVAPVTNWVSEHLTCHVPTFCEIFLDDRISNPTGKYFSRSPIHFADRVKTPTLNICGALDKITPAGQALEFHHALQIAGVESVLLTYPQEGHGVRTMPASFDYTARLMSWFARHMPADRA; the protein is encoded by the coding sequence ATGCAGACCGACTTTCGCCGCCACCCGCTGTTCGAGAAGGCCGAGGCGCTGACCCGCGCCTGGCTGCGCCCGGGAACGGGCGAAGTGGCCGCGCTCGGACAGCTCGCGGCGAGCCCAGACGGCCGCCGCGCGGCCGCGGCGGCCCAGCTCTGCGAAGTGCTCGAAGGCGCGCCCTCGACGCGGATCGCCATCGTCGATCTCGCATCGGGCGATCTCGATATCGTCACCGGCGGGCCGCGCTCCGACAGCGCGCCGGGCTGGTCGCCCGACGGCCGCTCGATCGCCTTCCTGTCGGATCGCGAGCAGGCCTATGCAAACCGCCTGCGCATCCTCGACGTCGAAACCGGCGCCGACCGCGCCACGGCCGCGGTCGACGGCTTCGTCGAATATCTGCAATGGTCCGCCGACGGCAAGGCGATCCTGCTCGGCGTGGCGGGCTATGGGTCGGACCTCGCAGGCGCGCAGGGCGCTTTCTCGGTCAGCCTCGAAAGCGAAGCCGGCGAACAACCGGCATGGGCACCGACGGTCGAAGGGGCGCCCGAAGCCGCGCCCTGGCGGAGCGTCTGGCTCTATGACCTTGCCAGCGGCACCGCGCGTCAGGTCACTCCGGCCGGGGTCAATGTCTGGCAGGCCGTCTGGTGCGGCCCCGATCATGTCGCCGCCATCTGTTCCGACCAGCCCGAGGAGACATGGTGGTATTCCGCCGACGTCCGGCTGATCGAGGTCGCCAGCGGCGGCGTCCGCACGCTCTTCGAGCCTGCCGACCAGCTCGGTTCGCTTGCCGCAGCACCCGCCGGGGGCACGGTTGCGGTCGTCGAGGCGGTGTGCAGCGACCGCAATATCGTCGCGGGCGACCTGCGCCTGATCGACGTGGTGAGCGGTGAGATCGCCCGGCCCGCGACGCTCGATGCCGACGTCGTCCAGTTGAGCTGGCGGGGCGACGACGCGTTGCTGTTCGTCGTTGCCGACGGCCCCGAAACCGCCGTCGGCCTGCACGACCGGCCGGCGGCGGCGAGCCGCGAAATCTGGCGCGGCGGCGAACGCACGCCTTCAGGCATGATGTTCCCCGAGGTCGCGCCGCTGGGCACCGCGGCCGGCGATATCCTGTTCATGTGCGAATCCTTCTTCGAGGCGCCGACCTTGCGGGCCCTCGAAGAAGGAACCGAGCGCGAAATCCGCCGCTTCGGGACGCCCGAGGTCGATGCGGCGGTGGCCGGGCTCGGATCAGCCCGCGACGTCTGCTGGACCGCGCCCGACGGGCTGGAGGTTCATGGCTGGCTGCTCACCCCGCCGGGCCCCGGGCCGCATCCCCTGATCATGCAAATCCATGGCGGCCCGGTCTGGTATACGCGGCCAATCTACATCGGCCGCTCGGCGCTGCCGCAAATGGCGCTCGCTGCGGGCTATGCGCTGTTCCAGCCCAACCCGCGCGGATCGAGCGGGCGCGGCCAGAGCTTTGCGCGGCAGGTGTTTGGCGACATGGGCGGCGCCGACACGCAGGATTATCTGTCCGGGCTCGACGCGCTGGAGAAGGCGGGCATCGTCGACCCGGCCCGCATCGGCGTGACCGGCGGCAGCTATGGCGGCTTCATGACCTCGTGGCTGATCACGCAGGACCAGCGCTTTGCCGCCGCCGTCCCCGTCGCGCCGGTGACCAACTGGGTCAGCGAGCATCTGACCTGCCACGTCCCGACCTTTTGCGAGATTTTCCTCGACGACCGGATCAGCAATCCGACCGGCAAATATTTCTCGCGCAGCCCGATCCATTTCGCCGATCGCGTCAAGACGCCGACGCTGAACATTTGCGGCGCGCTCGACAAGATCACGCCGGCGGGGCAGGCGCTCGAATTCCACCACGCGTTGCAGATCGCCGGGGTCGAGAGCGTCCTCCTGACCTATCCGCAGGAGGGGCATGGCGTCCGTACCATGCCGGCATCGTTCGATTATACAGCGCGACTGATGAGCTGGTTCGCAAGGCACATGCCCGCAGACCGCGCCTGA